The genome window CCCTTCTGCGTAGCAAAGAGAAACAAAGTGATGAGGCGACAAACTACCTTTGTTTTCCATCACACATCTCATCCATGGAGCAGGAGTCGGATTCTCATTTGGATGGTGATTCCCATTCTCGatgttttcatctttaaatCGCGTTTGCATGCTCGTTAGATTATCTCTTATATCTCCCGATATCGTTTCGTTTCAGTCTTTTAGTTATTGATTTCGTGGTTTGTGCGTACAGCTTTGCTTCCTACGGCAGTTTAAGAGCTCTATAAGGAAATCCGATTATCTCGCACTACGTCTCGGTTTCATTACTGTGGGTTATTTATGTTCCCTTCATTACCTATGTTGCTTACTTTCTCAGTTTACCATTCGCCGAGCTTGTTATAACTATATATTCTCATTTTTGTGCCTATTGACTTTTCAGAAGCACAAGCTACCATTGTCGTATGATTTCCATAAGTATATGGTTCGAAGCATGGAAGACGAGTTTCATGGCATGCTCGGTATTAGGTATGTGCTCATACAAATTGGATTTCTACTGGATCGTATTTTGCTTGCTATGTCTCGATGCCGgttatttattttgatacaaATCAATGTAATCGAATTGTGTTTCGGTTTGCAGCTGGGCGCTTTGGGGATATGCAATAATTTGCATCTTTGTGAACATTCATGGTAACAATACTTCCTTCTTGTTTCTTTGTATATATGTTTCGGTTTTACTTCCtgaatcaaataatagaaaaaaaaacggCCATTCTTTGTGATTTCGGTTTTACTTTGCCTTATGTGCTTCAGGATTGAATATTTACTTCTGGCTATCTTTCATCCCTGCCATTGTAAGTACTTACCGAATCAAACCCGAAATTTGTTCTCGGAGAAAACGATGGAAATGAGACTATGTCttacaaatttatttcaaatgttCGAAGCTTGTGATGTTAGTCGGGACGAAACTTCAGCATGTTGTTTCCTCATTAGCACTCGAGATCAAGGAACAAACCGGTCCACCCACTGGAGCGCAAGTAAAACCACGAGACGATTTGTTTTGGTTCGGGAAACCGGATATATTACTCAGGTTGATTCAGTTCATCATTTTTCAGGTAAGACCCTACGCTTTACATATTATGTCTTGTGTATGATTCGGATTAGTATCGATATCCGGTTTTATTCCTCGTTTTTTGTTCATGCAGAATGCCTTTGAGATGGCCACCTTTCTTTGGTCATTGGTAAGCTTTATGTTCTAGCCCGTTTTCGTTTAGACTATGAATAGATCGTTTGCTAATTTTCGTATTCTCGATTTGTCTAGTGGGGATTCGAGCAAAGATCGTGCTTTATGAAAAACCATCTTATGATAGTCCTCCGATTGACTTCGGGGTACGTTTTAGAGATTCAATAGGAAACTTTAATAAACATTTTCGACTATAATGTGATTTCGATTTTCGTAAATGCAGGGTTCTCGTTCAATTCTGGTGTAGCTATAGCACGGTGCCTTTGAATGTAATCGTCACACAGGTTCAGAAAACTTTACTTTTTCATCACATTGCATAGCTCTCTTCTTCGTGTTATCTTGCCCAAACCCGACGAGTATGCATACCCAACATCGTAACTTTCgatatatgcatgtttttcaGATGGGATCACGATGTAAGAAAGCCTTAGTTGCCGAAAGCGTACGGGAATCACTTCATAGTTGGCGTAAAAGAGTGAAACAGAAGTCCAAACGTGAATCCGTACACTCACACACCGCGAGATCCGTGTGTTCGCTCGAATCAATCATCGATGATGAAAGGGACGAAATCACCGTCGGGACTTTATCGAGAAGTTCGTCCATGGAATCGTTGAATCAAGTAACGATAACGTCTTCGGAACAGGCTGCGGCCATTCTCGGGACGTCCAATGCCGCACAAGATGCGGTCTCGTCGAGGGTGGAGGAGTACTTATCGGAGTCTATAAATATTACTACATCACAGCCATTGCCcattgatgaagaagaagataatcAAGGCACTGCTGAAGAAACAAAAGTTGACACTCTATACGACTTGTTTCAAAGAAcctgaattaatttaaaaaggtTTAATTATGCTCTCAGTCCCTGTACGAAATTGTGCTTAAAGTACAGGAACTGGGAGTGTAATTAGACCGtgtaagaatatttattttcttagcaCCTTCTTTAACATAATTGTAACCTTAAATTTAGCCTTTAGATGAAAGCCATATAAAAAACGACTTTTTTCCCAAATTTAACGGAGGAATTTACTTGAAAAGTCTCTCTATTATGGTAActtgatcaaattagtcccttcaCTGTATTTCtcattagaggtgttcatgggccgggccgggccgaggAAAAAAGCATAAGCctgggcctggcccggcccgggaaaatcataagcccgggcacggcccggcccatttttttaataaatattaaaattttattttaaaaatattttaaaataaaaaaaatttaaaaaagtatttaaaaaatattttaaaattaaaaaaagtattttaaaaatatttttaaaattaaaaaattaaaaatatttattatatcgggccgggccgggaccgggccaaaaaagttatgcctgaggcccggcccgttttctaaacgggcctcgttttttacCCAAGtccattttttgggcctatatttttacccaaaccctcacatatttcgggcgggctatcgggccgggccgggccgccccggcccatgagcacctctatttCTCATTGGTTTTTTGTCTCATTATAATTAATCTGTGAAACTAATGAACAAACATAATTTTGGTGATGAAAGTGTTGTCCCTCCGAATCACAAGTCAggtttgtctttttttttttaaaatttaaattgaataaatttattcaattcgaaaaaaatttagattaaattaaaatgataaaataaaaaccatcaattcgattaattcgaatttttttactcaattcaaTCGAATGCTTGCAAAACCCTTAATCCTAGTAAAAATGACTATAGACTTAGCCTAATAGTTTTGGAGGTTTTAATGGACCAGATCCGGTCTAGGCATAATATTACAGATCCACTAATTTTTGTATAGTTAGCTCAAACACATTTTAGGCCcactcattttttttaaaattcttatttttaatttaatatttaatattgtttcatttattaaaattttatatacatttatctTAACATTTTCTAAGGTTTAcattatacaaattaaatttttatgtgtttaaaattacaaaatatataaaaataacatgatatttaatatatataaatttgtatacaatatatatctatttaaatatatttacaaatattaaatgaataatattaaataaatttcaaatataaaatattcatgcacaaattaatacaaaatgCTGCTGTGaaagtttattataatttattatatatttttaatattattcatacaTCATGCTATCAAAATCAAACGCGATCAATacgaatcaaaattttaattgaaattaaacgCAATAAATacgaattaaaattttaatagatgcaaaaaagaaaattgttcaTTAGGTGCACCTTGCTCCTCGTACGAATATTGGACCACTAGTCGACACAAACCCTTGTGATTCACTTtggttatttaatttgtattgttttatttaaatatagttaaatatttattatatttattataattttttcttttatattgagttttaatttatgtcaaattttaagttttttatattta of Gossypium raimondii isolate GPD5lz chromosome 3, ASM2569854v1, whole genome shotgun sequence contains these proteins:
- the LOC105795284 gene encoding MLO-like protein 4; this encodes MEENMGKMMMEGRSLAETPTYTVATVITVLVFVCFLVERSIYRFGKWLKKTRRKALFASLEKIKEELMLLGLISLLLAQWARWISEICVDSSLFSSRFYTCSEMDYDMKYNMFLESTSSFPNESVVPPKGLNTLASHQCGEGREPFVSFEGLEQLHRFLFVLGITHVLYSCLAVGLAMSKIYSWRKWENQANSIADGNLQAKRNKVMRRQTTFVFHHTSHPWSRSRILIWMLCFLRQFKSSIRKSDYLALRLGFITKHKLPLSYDFHKYMVRSMEDEFHGMLGISWALWGYAIICIFVNIHGLNIYFWLSFIPAILVMLVGTKLQHVVSSLALEIKEQTGPPTGAQVKPRDDLFWFGKPDILLRLIQFIIFQNAFEMATFLWSLWGFEQRSCFMKNHLMIVLRLTSGVLVQFWCSYSTVPLNVIVTQMGSRCKKALVAESVRESLHSWRKRVKQKSKRESVHSHTARSVCSLESIIDDERDEITVGTLSRSSSMESLNQVTITSSEQAAAILGTSNAAQDAVSSRVEEYLSESINITTSQPLPIDEEEDNQGTAEETKVDTLYDLFQRT